In Phaeobacter inhibens DSM 16374, the following proteins share a genomic window:
- the pcaF gene encoding 3-oxoadipyl-CoA thiolase, whose translation MDAFICDATRTPIGRYGGALSQVRTDDLAALPIAALAARNPDADWGALDDVILGDANQAGESNRNVARMAALLAGLPATVPGTTINRLCASGMDAVGMASRGIKAGDYDMAIAGGVESMSRAPFVMPKATSAFTRANAVYDTTIGWRFVNKKMHEMYGTDSMPQTADNVAADYGISRADQDAFAARSQARWAAAHEAGLFNDEITPVTIPQRKGEALVVDTDEHPRPGTSAEKLSGLRGVNGPDKTVTAGNASGVNDGAAAILMANEAAAAKNGLKPMARIVGMAAAGVEPRIMGIGPVPATRKVLARTGLTIDQMDVIELNEAFAAQGLATLRELGIADDAPHVNPNGGAIALGHPLGMSGARLVLTAAYQLQRTGGRYALCTMCVGVGQGTALILERV comes from the coding sequence ATGGATGCTTTCATCTGCGATGCCACCCGCACCCCGATCGGCCGCTACGGCGGCGCGCTGAGCCAGGTGCGGACCGATGACCTTGCCGCCCTGCCGATTGCTGCCCTGGCGGCGCGGAACCCGGATGCGGACTGGGGCGCCTTGGATGACGTGATCCTGGGCGATGCCAATCAGGCCGGCGAAAGCAACCGCAATGTCGCCCGCATGGCCGCCCTGCTGGCAGGCCTGCCTGCCACCGTGCCCGGCACCACCATCAACCGCCTCTGCGCCTCCGGCATGGACGCGGTCGGCATGGCATCGCGCGGTATCAAGGCGGGTGATTATGACATGGCCATCGCCGGCGGTGTTGAGAGCATGTCGCGCGCACCCTTTGTGATGCCCAAGGCAACCTCCGCCTTCACCCGCGCCAATGCGGTCTATGACACCACCATCGGCTGGCGTTTCGTGAACAAGAAAATGCACGAGATGTACGGCACCGATTCCATGCCGCAGACTGCCGACAACGTCGCGGCGGATTACGGCATCTCCCGCGCGGATCAGGACGCCTTTGCTGCCCGCAGCCAGGCCCGCTGGGCCGCAGCGCATGAGGCGGGCCTCTTCAACGACGAAATCACCCCGGTCACCATCCCGCAGCGCAAGGGTGAAGCCCTGGTGGTGGACACCGACGAACACCCGCGCCCCGGCACCTCGGCTGAAAAGCTGTCAGGCCTGAGAGGTGTGAATGGCCCGGACAAGACCGTCACCGCAGGCAATGCCTCCGGCGTCAATGACGGTGCTGCGGCGATCCTGATGGCAAATGAAGCCGCGGCCGCGAAAAACGGGTTGAAACCGATGGCCCGCATCGTCGGCATGGCCGCCGCCGGGGTTGAGCCGCGCATCATGGGCATTGGCCCGGTGCCTGCGACCCGCAAGGTGTTGGCCCGCACCGGTCTGACCATCGACCAGATGGACGTGATCGAACTGAACGAGGCCTTCGCTGCGCAGGGCCTCGCCACCCTGCGCGAACTTGGCATTGCCGACGATGCGCCCCATGTTAATCCCAACGGCGGTGCAATTGCACTGGGCCACCCGCTTGGCATGTCCGGCGCCCGGCTGGTGCTGACTGCCGCCTATCAATTGCAACGCACCGGCGGGCGTTATGCGCTCTGCACCATGTGCGTCGGCGTCGGACAGGGCACCGCCCTGATCCTCGAACGCGTGTAA
- the paaA gene encoding 1,2-phenylacetyl-CoA epoxidase subunit PaaA — protein sequence MYAQMVKSEATQDDPEQLAAFQARIDAGEKIEPKDWMPEGYRKTLIRQIGQHAHSEIVGQLPEGNWITRAPTLERKAILLAKVQDEAGHGLYLYCAAETLGVSRDEMTEMLLDGRMKYSSIFNYPTLNWADIGAVGWLVDGAAIMNQVPLQRTSFGPYSRAMIRVCKEESFHQRQGYDAIRKMAEGTPEQKKMAQDALNRLWYPSLMMFGPSDKDSVHSAQSMAWKIKMNTNDELRQKFVDQTVPQAEYLGLTVPDPDLKWNEERGHYDYTDPDWNEFFDVIKGNGPCNVDRLAARNKAWDDGEWVRDGLLAHAKKKAAQKHAAE from the coding sequence ATGTATGCTCAGATGGTAAAATCCGAAGCGACCCAGGACGATCCGGAACAGCTGGCGGCCTTTCAGGCGCGCATCGACGCGGGCGAGAAGATCGAGCCCAAAGACTGGATGCCCGAAGGCTACCGCAAGACGCTGATCCGCCAGATCGGCCAACACGCCCATTCCGAAATCGTCGGCCAGCTGCCAGAGGGCAACTGGATCACCCGCGCACCGACGCTGGAGCGCAAGGCGATCCTGCTTGCCAAGGTTCAGGATGAGGCAGGCCACGGTCTGTACCTTTACTGCGCGGCGGAAACGCTGGGCGTGTCCCGCGACGAGATGACTGAAATGCTTCTGGACGGGCGCATGAAGTATTCGTCGATCTTCAACTATCCGACGCTGAACTGGGCCGACATCGGCGCGGTCGGCTGGCTGGTTGACGGTGCGGCGATCATGAACCAGGTACCGCTGCAGCGGACCTCCTTCGGCCCCTATTCGCGAGCGATGATCCGGGTGTGCAAGGAAGAAAGCTTTCACCAGCGACAGGGCTATGACGCCATCCGCAAGATGGCCGAGGGCACGCCCGAGCAGAAGAAGATGGCCCAGGATGCGCTGAACCGCCTGTGGTATCCGTCGCTGATGATGTTCGGCCCGTCCGACAAGGACTCGGTCCATTCCGCCCAGTCGATGGCCTGGAAGATCAAGATGAACACCAACGACGAGCTGCGCCAGAAGTTTGTCGACCAGACCGTGCCGCAGGCCGAATACCTGGGCCTCACCGTTCCCGACCCGGACCTGAAATGGAACGAGGAGCGCGGCCATTATGACTACACCGACCCGGACTGGAACGAATTCTTTGACGTGATCAAGGGCAACGGCCCCTGCAACGTGGACCGCCTCGCGGCACGCAACAAGGCCTGGGACGACGGCGAATGGGTCCGCGACGGGCTGTTGGCGCATGCCAAAAAGAAGGCCGCGCAAAAGCACGCTGCCGAGTAA
- the paaB gene encoding 1,2-phenylacetyl-CoA epoxidase subunit PaaB has translation MKNEWPLWEVFIRGQHGMSHRHVGSLHAPDAEMAIKNARDVYTRRNEGVSIWVVEANHIAASSPSDKGPLYEPSESKVYRHPTFFDIPEEVGAM, from the coding sequence ATGAAAAACGAATGGCCCCTCTGGGAAGTCTTCATCCGCGGCCAGCACGGGATGAGCCACCGCCACGTCGGCTCCCTGCACGCGCCGGACGCCGAGATGGCGATCAAGAACGCCCGCGACGTCTATACCCGCCGCAACGAAGGCGTTTCGATCTGGGTGGTCGAGGCGAACCACATCGCCGCGTCCTCGCCCAGCGACAAGGGCCCGCTTTATGAGCCGTCCGAGTCCAAGGTCTACCGCCACCCGACCTTCTTCGACATCCCCGAAGAAGTGGGGGCAATGTAA
- the paaC gene encoding 1,2-phenylacetyl-CoA epoxidase subunit PaaC, protein MTRPLNKDEAFTQFLLRMGDNTLILGHRVSEWCGHAPVLEEDIALANTALDMIGQTQMWLGLAAEVQGDGKSADDLAFLRDAWDFRNVLLVEVPNGDFGRTLMRQFLFDAWHSIQLGRLMKSSDERVAAIAEKASKEVAYHLERSADTVVGLGDGTEESHRRMQEALDYLWPYAGEMFQSDGVDAEMVKAGIAPDPASLREEYDALVSRILGDATLTIPESRFAHKGGRTGAMHTEHLGHLLTQMQWLQRAYPGAKW, encoded by the coding sequence ATGACCCGCCCGCTTAACAAAGATGAGGCATTCACCCAGTTCCTGCTGCGGATGGGGGACAACACCCTGATCCTCGGCCACCGGGTCAGCGAATGGTGCGGCCATGCGCCGGTGCTGGAAGAGGACATCGCACTGGCCAACACCGCGCTGGACATGATCGGCCAGACCCAGATGTGGCTCGGCCTCGCGGCTGAGGTGCAGGGAGACGGCAAATCCGCCGACGATCTGGCTTTCCTGCGCGATGCTTGGGATTTCCGCAACGTGCTGCTGGTGGAGGTGCCGAACGGCGACTTTGGCCGCACCCTGATGCGCCAGTTCCTGTTCGACGCCTGGCATTCCATCCAGCTGGGCCGGCTGATGAAATCCTCGGACGAACGCGTCGCCGCGATTGCCGAAAAGGCCTCGAAAGAAGTGGCCTATCACTTGGAACGTTCCGCCGATACCGTAGTGGGCCTGGGCGACGGTACCGAAGAAAGCCATCGCCGGATGCAGGAGGCACTGGACTATCTCTGGCCCTACGCGGGTGAGATGTTCCAGTCCGACGGCGTGGACGCGGAAATGGTCAAAGCGGGCATCGCACCCGACCCGGCCTCCCTGCGTGAGGAATACGACGCACTGGTCTCCCGCATCCTGGGCGACGCAACGCTGACCATCCCGGAGAGCCGTTTCGCCCATAAGGGCGGCCGCACCGGCGCGATGCATACCGAGCACCTGGGCCATCTGCTGACCCAGATGCAATGGCTGCAGCGCGCCTATCCCGGCGCCAAGTGGTAA
- the paaD gene encoding 1,2-phenylacetyl-CoA epoxidase subunit PaaD: MSQVTTHPSINQIWEWLDAVPDPEIPVISLVDLGIIRDVAWEGETLVISVTPTYSGCPATAVIALDIETALRGHGVTDLRLKTQISPAWTTDWLSDKGRAKLEDYGIAPPQAAGGPEKCPNCGSTEVTKVSQFGSTPCKAHWRCQDCLEPFDYFKCI, from the coding sequence ATGAGCCAAGTGACAACTCACCCAAGCATCAACCAGATCTGGGAGTGGCTCGACGCTGTGCCGGATCCGGAAATCCCGGTGATCTCGCTGGTGGATCTGGGCATCATCCGCGATGTGGCCTGGGAAGGGGAAACCCTCGTGATCAGCGTCACCCCGACCTACTCCGGCTGCCCGGCAACTGCAGTGATTGCCCTGGATATCGAAACCGCTCTGCGCGGCCACGGCGTTACGGATCTGAGACTGAAGACCCAGATCTCCCCTGCCTGGACCACCGACTGGCTGTCCGACAAGGGCCGCGCCAAGCTGGAGGACTACGGCATCGCCCCGCCCCAAGCCGCAGGCGGCCCGGAAAAATGCCCCAACTGCGGCAGTACAGAAGTCACCAAGGTCAGCCAGTTCGGCTCGACCCCCTGCAAGGCCCACTGGCGCTGCCAGGACTGCCTCGAACCCTTTGATTATTTCAAGTGCATCTGA
- a CDS encoding 2Fe-2S iron-sulfur cluster-binding protein, which produces MARFHDLVVTDVRKTIRDAVVVTLKPVGGAAEEFDFTQGQYLTFRRDFDGEELRRSYSICAGKDEGILQVGIKRVDGGAFSTWANTELKAGDTLQAMAPMGSFFTPLNEAAEKHYLGFAGGSGITPVLSILKTTLAAEPNASFTLVYANKGVNTIMFREELEDLKNLYMGRFNVIHVLESDAQEIDLFTGLVTEEKCAQLFERWIDIKSVGTAFICGPEPMMLGIASALRTAGLNNSQIKFELFASAQPGRAKRKAAASDAARSANQTKAAITLDGATQTIEMGKDMTLLDAALENAMDAPYACKAGVCSTCRCKVLEGEVEMIANHALEDYEVEKGYVLSCQAYPLSDKVVVDYDQ; this is translated from the coding sequence ATGGCGCGCTTTCACGACCTAGTAGTCACCGACGTCCGCAAGACCATCCGCGATGCGGTGGTTGTCACCCTGAAACCCGTGGGCGGCGCGGCAGAAGAATTCGATTTCACCCAAGGCCAGTACCTGACCTTCCGCCGTGACTTCGACGGCGAGGAACTGCGCCGCAGCTATTCTATCTGCGCAGGCAAGGATGAAGGCATCCTGCAGGTCGGCATCAAGCGCGTCGACGGCGGGGCGTTCTCGACCTGGGCAAATACTGAACTGAAGGCGGGCGACACCCTGCAGGCGATGGCGCCGATGGGCAGTTTCTTCACCCCGCTTAATGAGGCTGCCGAGAAGCACTACCTGGGCTTTGCCGGCGGCTCCGGCATCACCCCGGTACTGTCGATCCTAAAGACCACGCTGGCGGCAGAGCCGAACGCCTCCTTCACACTGGTCTACGCCAACAAGGGCGTGAACACGATCATGTTCCGCGAGGAGCTGGAGGATCTGAAGAACCTCTACATGGGCCGCTTCAACGTGATCCATGTGCTGGAATCGGACGCGCAGGAAATCGACCTGTTCACCGGTCTGGTGACCGAGGAGAAATGCGCCCAGCTGTTTGAGCGTTGGATAGATATCAAATCGGTCGGCACCGCCTTCATCTGCGGCCCGGAGCCGATGATGCTGGGCATCGCCAGTGCCCTACGCACGGCGGGCCTCAATAATAGCCAGATCAAGTTTGAGCTGTTCGCCTCTGCCCAGCCGGGCCGCGCCAAACGCAAGGCCGCCGCAAGTGATGCTGCCAGAAGCGCCAATCAGACCAAGGCTGCGATCACCTTGGACGGCGCCACCCAGACCATCGAGATGGGCAAGGATATGACATTGCTGGATGCAGCGTTGGAAAACGCAATGGATGCGCCCTATGCCTGCAAGGCCGGCGTCTGCTCCACCTGCCGCTGCAAAGTACTGGAGGGCGAGGTCGAGATGATCGCCAACCATGCGTTGGAGGATTACGAGGTCGAAAAGGGCTATGTCTTGTCCTGTCAGGCCTATCCGCTCAGTGACAAAGTGGTGGTGGACTACGATCAATAG
- a CDS encoding Phenylacetic acid catabolic protein, giving the protein MNDEMSIESYLAAGGVLSNPSNVPPRYRAELMTIMASFVDSALAGAAGFVDIINEGPGIKSRMAAARIVLEKTANADRVLQVMGDFGADTERYVDHHPWTARLDRDAGLDQSRSKHDRRLAVFNYPLEGWADAVVMNLLMGRAVAVQLAELSMISYQPLAEAFRSIQPVEAHHARLAHEGLARLVQEGDISMLTESIHYWWPRVAISFGTDASDKFETLSALGLRHRSNSDLRTRWQSEMRGVLRELGLDAPEPA; this is encoded by the coding sequence ATGAATGATGAGATGAGCATCGAGAGCTATCTGGCGGCCGGTGGCGTCCTCAGCAACCCTTCCAATGTTCCGCCACGCTACCGCGCAGAGTTGATGACAATCATGGCCAGCTTTGTCGACAGCGCGCTTGCAGGCGCCGCGGGGTTTGTCGATATCATCAACGAAGGTCCGGGTATCAAATCCCGCATGGCTGCGGCCAGGATCGTTTTGGAAAAAACCGCCAACGCTGATCGTGTTCTGCAGGTAATGGGTGATTTTGGCGCCGATACTGAACGCTATGTGGATCATCACCCCTGGACTGCGCGCCTAGATCGCGATGCAGGACTTGATCAGAGCCGATCAAAACACGACCGGCGCCTTGCGGTGTTCAACTACCCGCTGGAAGGTTGGGCCGATGCGGTGGTTATGAACCTTTTGATGGGCCGCGCGGTCGCTGTGCAGCTGGCAGAGCTGTCGATGATTTCCTACCAACCGTTGGCTGAGGCCTTCCGCTCAATTCAGCCTGTCGAGGCACATCATGCGCGCCTTGCCCACGAAGGGCTGGCGCGATTGGTGCAGGAAGGCGACATCAGCATGTTGACGGAATCCATTCACTATTGGTGGCCCCGGGTTGCCATCAGCTTTGGAACTGATGCCTCTGACAAGTTCGAGACCCTTTCTGCACTTGGCCTGCGCCACCGCAGCAATTCAGACCTGCGCACCAGGTGGCAAAGCGAGATGCGCGGCGTTCTGCGGGAGCTGGGGTTAGATGCGCCAGAACCTGCCTGA